In Arthrobacter citreus, a single genomic region encodes these proteins:
- a CDS encoding methyltransferase domain-containing protein yields the protein MILERILPYARKLLQSALKEGDITVDATVGNGHDTVFLAKIVGENGHVYGFDIQDVAIQKTTERIANENVSKQVTLVQRSHADVKDVIPVSLHGKLKGAIFNLGYLPGSDKKIVTVPASTISAIEQLIEIMAPEGIVVVVIYHGHEGGDIEKDALMNFAQNIPQDLAHVLTYRFLNQANNPPFILAIEKRG from the coding sequence ATGATTCTAGAGCGTATTTTACCGTATGCTAGAAAACTCCTACAGTCAGCCTTAAAAGAAGGCGATATTACCGTTGATGCTACCGTTGGTAATGGTCATGATACCGTTTTTTTAGCAAAAATAGTTGGCGAAAATGGACACGTATATGGATTCGATATTCAAGATGTAGCGATCCAAAAGACAACTGAAAGAATAGCCAATGAAAATGTAAGCAAGCAAGTTACACTTGTACAAAGAAGTCACGCGGATGTAAAAGATGTAATTCCAGTTTCATTACACGGCAAGTTAAAAGGTGCAATTTTTAATCTTGGCTACTTACCTGGCAGTGATAAAAAGATCGTAACAGTACCCGCGTCAACAATTTCAGCAATTGAACAATTGATTGAAATAATGGCACCTGAAGGAATTGTTGTAGTTGTCATTTATCACGGTCATGAAGGTGGAGATATTGAAAAAGATGCATTGATGAACTTTGCTCAAAACATCCCACAAGACCTCGCTCATGTTTTAACTTATCGTTTTTTAAATCAAGCAAATAATCCCCCTTTCATATTAGCAATCGAAAAAAGGGGTTAA